A single window of Nicotiana sylvestris chromosome 5, ASM39365v2, whole genome shotgun sequence DNA harbors:
- the LOC104216383 gene encoding protein STRICTOSIDINE SYNTHASE-LIKE 5-like, giving the protein MDSMLFFSSFLVVILLAISLQVFFFSPISPEILEIPSAATFTSKSYLQRVSKLGEGFLDRPEDVAVDKMGVLYTATRDGWIKRLHKNGTWESWKYIGSNSLLGLIVSAAGHVIVCDAEEGLLKVSEDGVSVLASHVNGEKIRFADDVVEASDGSLYFSVPSTKFGLHEWYLDVLEAKPHGQLLKYNPSLNKTSVILHDLAFANGVALSADQDYLIVCETWKFRCLKYWLKEEIKGQTEIFVDNLTGLPDNIKLAPDGSFWIALVEFTARRLNFVHSSRASKHLLATFPKLMNWVLGAYHKAMVVNVAADGKIIKGFDDPTGKVMSFVTSVLEYEGHLYLGSLNCDFIGKLPLTTSTV; this is encoded by the exons ATGGATTCCATGCTGTTTTTTTCAAGCTTTTTAGTAGTTATTTTGCTGGCTATTTCACTCCAAGTTTTTTTCTTCTCACCAATATCCCCTGAGATTCTTGAAATTCCTTCTGCCGCTACATTTACATCAAAGAGCTATTTGCAG AGGGTAAGTAAACTTGGAGAAGGGTTTCTGGATAGACCAGAAGATGTGGCAGTGGACAAAATGGGAGTTTTATATACAGCAACTAGAGATGGTTGGATCAAAAGATTGCACAAGAATGGGACTTGGGAGAGTTGGAAGTATATTGGGAGTAATTCTTTACTAGGACTTATAGTATCAGCTGCTGGTCATGTCATCGTATGTGACGCTGAAGAG GGGTTGCTTAAGGTTAGTGAAGATGGCGTAAGTGTTCTTGCTTCACACGTCAATGGTgaaaaaataag ATTTGCAGATGATGTGGTGGAAGCATCAGATGGGAGTCTATACTTCAGTGTCCCAAGCACCAAATTTGGACTCCACGAATGGTACCTTGACGTGCTTGAGGCCAAGCCCCATGGTCAGCTTCTCAAATATAATCCTTCATTGAACAAGACCTCTGTAATTCTTCATGACTTGGCCTTTGCAAATGGCGTTGCTCTCTCTGCGGATCAAGATTACTTAATTGTCTGTGAAACGTGGAA ATTTAGGTGCCTAAAGTATTGGCTGAAGGAGGAAATCAAAGGACAAACAGAGATCTTCGTCGATAATCTTACTGGTTTACCCGACAACATCAAGCTTGCTCCAGATGGTTCGTTCTGGATAGCTCTAGTAGAG TTTACAGCTCGTAGACTAAATTTTGTACACTCGTCAAGAGCTTCAAAACATTTGCTGGCAACTTTCCCCAAATTGATGAACTGGGTCCTTGGAGCATACCACAAAGCTATGGTAGTGAATGTCGCAGCTGATGGGAAGATAATCAAAGGCTTTGATGATCCAACTGGAAAGGTCATGTCATTTGTGACATCTGTGCTGGAGTATGAAGGTCATCTATATTTGGGAAGTCTCAACTGTGACTTCATAGGAAAGTTACCACTGACGACCTCAACTGTGTAG